The following DNA comes from Rhodanobacter sp. AS-Z3.
CGGTGCGACCGAAGAGGCCTACCGTGCGCTCGATGCGGACGGTGGCTTCAGCGACGACCGACTGTATGCGCCACTGCACGCGCCCCATTCATTGACCGCCTTCGTCGCCGCTGCACTGCAGCTGGAAGGTCCGTGCCTGACGGTTTCCACTGCCTGCTCGTCCAGTGCAAAAGTGTTTGCCAACGCCGAGCGGCTGATCCGGCTTGGGCTGGTTGATGCCGCGGTGGTCGGCGGCGTGGATAGCCTGTGCGACAGCGTGCTGTTCGGCTTCAACGCACTGGAACTGATTTCGGACGAACCGTGCCGACCGTTCGATGCGGCGCGCAACGGCATCTCGATCGGCGAGGCCGCCGGCTTCGCCCTGCTCGAACGCGCCGAGGCGGCACCCGACGCGCTGCAGTTGCTTGGCTACGGCGAAGCCAGCGACGCGCATCACATGTCGACGCCGCATCCGCAAGGCTTGGGTGCCGAGCTGGCGCTGAACGATGCGCTGGCACGTGCCGGGCTGGATGCCGGCCAGGTGGACTACATCAACCTGCATGGCACGGCCAGCCAGAAGAACGACGAAGTCGAGGCCGCCCTGGTAACCCGCGCGTTTCCGGCACGCACCCGCGCCAGCTCGACCAAGGGCTATACCGGCCACACGCTCGGTGCGGCCGGCATCATCGAGGCGACCATGGCGATGCAGGCGATCGAACACGGACTAATCCCCGGCAACCTTGGCGGCGACACCCCGGACCCACTCTGCGGCGCGCAATTCAGCTGGCAGAACGAGCATCAGCGGGTGGACGTGGCGCTCAGCAATTCGTTCGGCTTCGGCGGCAACAATGCCTGCCTCGCCTTCGCCCGTGCGGGGTTCGTCGCGTGAGCGCGTTGCAGGTTTTTGTCGACGGTGTCGGTGTGTGGTCGCCGCAGCTGGCTGATTTTGCCAGCTTGCGCAGCGTGCTCGAGGGCCAGTCTCCCGAACCACCAGCGCGCCGACCGGCTGCCGCCACGCTGCCGGCCAACGAACGCCGCCGCGCGCCGGAAAGCGTGCTGCTGGCGGTGGAAGTGGCCGGTCAGGCCATCGCCATGAGCGGTCAGGACGCCGCCAGCGTGGCCTGCGTGTTTGCTTCCTCGCATGGCGATCAGGCGATCACCGATTACATGTGCGCCACGCTGGCGAGCGCACCGACAGAGTTGTCACCGATCCGCTTCCACAACTCGGTGCACAACGCTGCCGTGGGTTACTGGACCATCGCCACCGGTTGCCACGCGCCATCCACGGCGATTGCCGCGCAACGCGCCAGCTTTGGCGCCGGCCTGCTTGAAGCCGCCAGTCAAGCCTGTGCCGAGCAGCGTCCCGTGCTGCTGGTGTGCAGCGATTTCACCGGCACCGGCCCGCTGCTCGAAGTCACCGGCTGTGCCCAAACCTTCGGCTGCGCGTTGCTGCTGAGTCCGCAGCAAAGCGGCCGCAGCATCGCCCGTCTGCGTTTGACCCTGACCAGTACGCGCCCCTGCAGCACACTCGGCCAACCGTTGGCGGACTGGTGCGAAGCCAACCCCTCCGCTGCCGCCTTGCCGTTGCTGGCATTGCTGGCGCAAGGCGCGGGAAGCTGCCAACTTGACGCAGCCGCCCAGCTTGGGTTGCAGATCGACATGGAGCCGGTCATTTGAACACCGCCATTCCACGCTGGTGCGTGTTGATTCCCTGCCTCAACGAAGAGGCCGCAATCCATTCCGTGGTCGAATCGGTGCTGGCGCTTGGCGCACCCGTCATCGTGATCGACGACGGCTCCGATGATCGCACCGCAGAGATCGTGGCCACGCTGCCGGTAACCCTGCTGAGCCACGAACGCCGCTGCGGCAAAGGCGAAGCATTGCGCCATGGTTTTCGCGAGGCGATGAAACTCGGTTACGACGCCGTACTCACCATGGACGGCGACGGCCAGCACCTGGCCGAGGACATTCCACGCATCGTGGCAGCGGCGGCGCAGTATCCCCGACACATCGTGATTGGCGCGCGTCTGCTCGACAAAGACCAGCAACCGAAGGGGCGGCGGCGCGCGAACGCGGTCGCCGACTGGGGTATTTCATGGGCCTGCGCGCAACCCGTTGCCGACACCCAGAGCGGCCAGCGCTGGTACCCGC
Coding sequences within:
- a CDS encoding beta-ketoacyl synthase chain length factor, translated to MSALQVFVDGVGVWSPQLADFASLRSVLEGQSPEPPARRPAAATLPANERRRAPESVLLAVEVAGQAIAMSGQDAASVACVFASSHGDQAITDYMCATLASAPTELSPIRFHNSVHNAAVGYWTIATGCHAPSTAIAAQRASFGAGLLEAASQACAEQRPVLLVCSDFTGTGPLLEVTGCAQTFGCALLLSPQQSGRSIARLRLTLTSTRPCSTLGQPLADWCEANPSAAALPLLALLAQGAGSCQLDAAAQLGLQIDMEPVI
- a CDS encoding glycosyltransferase family 2 protein; amino-acid sequence: MNTAIPRWCVLIPCLNEEAAIHSVVESVLALGAPVIVIDDGSDDRTAEIVATLPVTLLSHERRCGKGEALRHGFREAMKLGYDAVLTMDGDGQHLAEDIPRIVAAAAQYPRHIVIGARLLDKDQQPKGRRRANAVADWGISWACAQPVADTQSGQRWYPRAALELVDLPAENFVFEAAILIAASREKKLGVVSVPIASRYHGSFRPSHLKPVHDVTRITTYTIGRVVHYGNIVASYRRSRKAPTLFEGSSTR
- a CDS encoding beta-ketoacyl-[acyl-carrier-protein] synthase family protein, whose product is MTPLAITAHTATSALGNGLTAQLTALQSARSGLRPNDISSVPLACWIGRVDGVEAVQLPADLQDWDCRNNRLAWLGLNQDGFLQRVEAARARYGANRVALLLGTSTASIGATEEAYRALDADGGFSDDRLYAPLHAPHSLTAFVAAALQLEGPCLTVSTACSSSAKVFANAERLIRLGLVDAAVVGGVDSLCDSVLFGFNALELISDEPCRPFDAARNGISIGEAAGFALLERAEAAPDALQLLGYGEASDAHHMSTPHPQGLGAELALNDALARAGLDAGQVDYINLHGTASQKNDEVEAALVTRAFPARTRASSTKGYTGHTLGAAGIIEATMAMQAIEHGLIPGNLGGDTPDPLCGAQFSWQNEHQRVDVALSNSFGFGGNNACLAFARAGFVA